A DNA window from Schistocerca gregaria isolate iqSchGreg1 chromosome 2, iqSchGreg1.2, whole genome shotgun sequence contains the following coding sequences:
- the LOC126335247 gene encoding E3 ubiquitin-protein ligase Siah1-like — protein MCSWSPYCGFLLGSMRTQSADMTQVVRLPSSPRAKDSGALEQRRQQLARCRACGFLMVGQVSCCPNSHATCCSQGGKCRVCGEPLLPPSTYTLNLQQLAAAEPVVQCAQPGCPERAPLPQMAAHERICAHRPMRCLVEPDTCSWHGRRADLEAHTQAQHPHHFVRFPSTAGASVSWRISKQGCCVDLTRHLVMALGETFVYQKEFCYPERQLYIAVQLLGPPERSMRFRYKFELTRNKVAHSVTFERAVHSEDEDLKRAAGLGDCIKVPYDTITQFCHGERVVMLCKAKYPYKHELPIIHL, from the coding sequence ACATGACGCAGGTGGTAAGGTTGCCTTCATCGCCGAGAGCAAAAGACAGCGGCGCTCTGGAACAGCGACGGCAGCAGCTGGCACGGTGCCGGGCGTGCGGCTTCCTCATGGTGGGGCAGGTGTCCTGCTGCCCCAACAGTCACGCCACCTGCTGCTCACAGGGTGGCAAGTGCCGGGTCTGCGGTGAGCCGCTGCTACCGCCCTCCACCTACACACTGAACCTGCAACAGCTGGCAGCTGCAGAGCCTGTGGTGCAGTGCGCCCAGCCCGGCTGCCCCGAGCGCGCGCCGTTACCACAGATGGCGGCGCATGAGCGCATCTGCGCGCACCGCCCTATGCGCTGCCTCGTCGAGCCGGACACCTGTTCGTGGCACGGGCGGCGCGCCGACCTGGAGGCCCACACCCAGGCCCAACATCCGCACCACTTCGTGCGCTTCCCCAGCACAGCAGGCGCCAGCGTCTCGTGGCGCATCTCCAAGCAGGGCTGCTGTGTCGATCTGACGCGCCACCTCGTCATGGCACTGGGCGAGACATTCGTCTAccagaaggaattctgctacccggaGCGCCAGCTGTACATTGCTGTGCAGCTGTTGGGCCCGCCCGAACGCAGCATGCGCTTCCGGTACAAGTTCGAGCTTACCCGCAATAAGGTGGCCCACTCTGTGACTTTCGAGCGCGCCGTCCATTCGGAGGACGAGGACTTGAAGCGGGCTGCTGGCCTTGGAGACTGCATCAAGGTCCCCTACGACACCATTACTCAGTTCTGTCATGGCGAGAGGGTGGTTATGCTGTGCAAAGCCAAATACCCATATAAACATGAACTGCCAATTATACATTTGTAA